The nucleotide window ACTGGACCGGGAGCAGTTCTACGACACCGGCCGCATCGCCATCATGCCCATGGGCTTCTGCTACCCGGGCCGGGGCAAGGGCGGCGATCTGCCGCCCCGCCCGGAATGCGCCCCCACCTGGCACCAGAAGCTGCTGGCACAGATGCCGAACCTGGAGCTGGTGCTGCTGGTGGGCCGCTACGCCCAGGCATACTACCTGGATAGCCCCTACCGGACCCTGGCCGAGACGGTGCGCCACCATCAGGAGTTCGGGCCGCTGTATTTCCCGCTGCCCCACCCCAGCCCCCGCAACCTGCTGTGGCTGAGGCGCAACCCCTGGTTCGAGGCCGAGGTGCTGCCGGTACTGAGGCAAAGGGTCCAGGCCTTGCTGGCCCACTAAAAAGGCTCCCGAGGGAGCCTTTTCTGATCAGGCGGCGTAGGCCACCGCGATCCGCCCGGCCAGGCGGGCGTTGTTGAGCACCAGCTGGATGTTGGCGTCCAGGGAGCTGCCGCCGGTCAGCTCCACCACCCGCTTCAGCAGGAAGGGGGTGGAGGCCTTGCCGGTCACGCCCTGCTGCTCGGCCTCGGCCAGGGCCTGCTCTATGGCGCCGTCTATGACCGCCTTGTCCATGGCGTATTCGGCCGGGATGGGGTTGGCGATCACCACCCCGCCCTTGAGGGCCAGCTGCCACTTGGCCTTGAGGGCGGCGGCGATGTCTTCGGCGCTGTCCAGGCGGTAGTCGATGCCGAAGTCGGACTCGCGACTGTAGAAGGCCGGCAGGCTGTCGGTCTGGTGGCCGATCACCGGCACGCCGTGGGTCTCCAGGTATTCCCGGGTCAGGCCCAAGTCCAGGATGGACTTGGCGCCGGCGCAGACCACGGCCACGTCGGTGTTGGCCAGCTCCTGGAGATCGGCGGAGATGTCGAAGCTGGTCTCGGCGCCACGGTGCACGCCGCCGATGCCGCCGGTGGCGAACACCCGGATGCCGGCCATGGCCGCCAGGATCATGGTGCCGGCCACGGTGGTGGCGCCCATCTTGCCGCTGGCCACCACGAAGGGGATGTCGCGGCGGCTGGTCTTGATCACGCTCTGGCCGGCCTGGCCCAGGCGGGTGATCTCCTCCTCGGTGAGGCCGATCTTCAGCTTGCCGTCCATGATGGCCAGGGTGGCCGGCACGGCGCCCTGGTCGCGCACCGCCTGCTCCACCTTAAGGGCCGTTTCCACGTTCTGGGGGAAGGGCATGCCGTGGGAGATGATGGTGGACTCCAGGGCCACCACGGCCTGGCCGGCATTGAGGGCGGCTTGGACTTCGGGATTGATTTCCAGATGGTTATGCATGGTTTTCCTCCAGGACGCGGCCCAGGGCCGCTTCGGACATCAGGGGGTGAATGGTATCGGCGGCACTGGCGGCCAGGGCGCTGGCGGCCATGGCCAGCTCGCAGCTCTGCCGCCAGTCCCGGTCGTTGAGCAGGCCATGGGCCAAGGCGGCCATGGCGGCGTCGCCGGCGCCGGTGACATTGGCCACCTGCACCGGCACGGTGTCGAGCCAGAAGCCCTGGCCGCATTCGCTGGCGTAGGCGCCGTCGGCGCCCAGGCTGAGCAGCACCCGCTGCACGCCGGCGCCGTGCAGTTCGGCCACGGCCCTTTCCACCTCGGCCGGGCCGGCGATGTTCAGGCCGGTCAGCACCTCCGCCTCCAGGCGATTGGGCTTGAGGGTGTGGATCTGGCCAAGATAAGGCTTGAAGCGGGCCGCCTTGGCGGCGGAGACGGTATCCACCAGCACCGGCTTGTTGCCGGCCCGGGAGAACAGCCAGGACAGGGCGTCCGGGCCCAGGTTGGCGTCCAGCACCCAGAGCCCGGCCCGCTCCAGCAGGCCGACGCGGGCTTCCAGGGCCTGGCTGTCCAGGCGCTCGAGAATGGCCATGTCGTTGAGGGCCAGCTGCATCTCGCCATCGGCGTCATGCAGCGACAGGTAGGTGGAGCTGCGCTGGCCGGCCAGGCGCAGGCAGTGCTCGGTGCCGACACCGGCCAGGCGGCAGGACTGGATCAGCCGCTCACCCCAGTCGTCCTGGCCCAGGGCGCTGATCAGCTCGACCCGGCTGCCGAGCCGGGCCAGGTTCTCGGCCACGTTGCGGGCCACGCCGCCCGGCGAGGCGCTCAGCCGGCCCGGGTTGGAGTCCTGCAGGCGCAGTTCCCCGTCGGCCTGGCCGGCCAGATCCATGTTGGCGCCGCCCAGCACGGCGGCAAAGCGCTCCGGCGCCAGTATGTAGCCCTTGCCCTGGATGTAGCCCTTCTGGGTCAGGTGCATGATGTGGCCGGCCACGGCGCTGCGGCTGATGCCCAGCCTATCCGCCAGCTGCTGCTGGGGGATCAGCGGGTCGGTGCGGATCAGATCCAGGATCTGCTGCTCTCGCTCGGTCATCAAACTTTTGTTAGCAATGCAAACTTATGTTTATTCTGCCTGGGAAAAACGCGTGCGGCAAGCCCGGTCAGGCAGGGCTCAGCCCCGGCTGGTAAACTGGGCCAAAACCACAAGGACAAACTCATGAAGAAACTGCTGTTCCTTGCCGCCGCCCTCTTCCTTGGCGGCTGCGCCCAGCTGGCCCAGTTCAGCCAGTACGCCGTCACCGACGCCATGGTGGAAAGCGCCCTGGCCGACAAGCTGGACGAGCTCAACGCCAGATATGCCGCCAAGAGCAAGGTGTCGCTGCACCTGAACGAGATGGACGTGACCATAGGCCCGGACGGCCAGGACGTGGTGCGCCTGAGCGTGGCCGGCGGTGCCAGGGTTGATGCCTGGCTGGCCAGGCTGCCGGTGAACCTGAAGCTGAGCCTGCAGGCCAGGCCCGTCTACGAGCCAGCCGAGCAGGCCATCTACCTCAAGGAGCTGCGGCTGCTGGACTCCAGCGCCGAGGCCCTGGGCTACAAGGGCAACCTGCAGCCGCTGTCCGACGAGCTGATGCAGCTGGTGCACCAGGTGCTGGACAACAGGCCGGTCTACAAGCTGGATCCCAATGATCCCCGCCAGGCACTGATCGGCCAGGTGCCGATCCGCATGACGGTGCAGCAAGGCAGGCTGCTGTTCCAGCCCCAGCTCTGAGACGAAAAAGGCCCCGCGATGCGGGGCCTTTCTTATGCTGCCGTCGAGTCCTACTCGGCGTGATAGGTGCGGGACAGCTCGTGCACCGCCTCGATGAAGGCGCCGGCGTGCTCCGGATCCACCTCGGGGTGGATGCCGTGGCCCAGGTTGAAGACGTGGCCGGAGCCATGACCGAAGCCGGCCAGGATGCGGGCCACTTCGTCGCGGATCACGGCCTTGGGCGCGTACAGCATGGAGGGATCCATGTTGCCCTGCAACGCCACCTGGTCGCCGATGCGGCGGCGGGCGTCGGCCATGTCCACTGTCCAGTCCAGGCCCACGGCGTCACAGCCGGTGGCGGCGATGTCTTCCAGCCAGAGGCCACCGCCTTTGGTGAACAGCACCACAGGTACCCTGCGGCCGTCGTGGTCGCGAATGAGGCCGTCGACGATCTGCTGCATGTAACGCAGGGAGAATTCGCGGTAGGCCGGGCCGGACAGCACCCCGCCCCAGGTGTCGAAGATCTGCACCGCCTGGGCGCCGGCCTTGATCTGGGCGTTGAGGTAGCTGGTCACGGACTGGGCCAGCTTGTCCAGCAGCTGGTGGGCCAGGGCCGGCTCGGAGAAGATCAGCTTCTTGACCTTGGCGAAGGTCTTGGTGGAGCCGCCCTCGACCATGTAGGTGGCCAGGGTCCAGGGGCTGCCGGAGAAGCCGATCAGCGGCACTTCGCCCTTGAGCTCGCGGCGTATGGTGCGCACCGCGTTCATCACGTAGCCCAGCTCGTCCTCCGGATCCGGCACCGGCAGCCTGTCGATGTCGGCGGCGCACTGGATGGGGCGCTCGAAGCGGGGGCCCTCGCCGGTCTCGAAGTACAGGCCCAGGCCCATGGCATCGGGGATGGTGAGGATGTCGGAGAACAGGATGGCGGCGTCCAGGGGGAAGCGGCGCAGGGGCTGCAACGTGACCTCGCAGGCCAGCTCGGCGTTCTTGCACAGATCCATGAAGCTGCCGGCCTCGGCGCGGGTGGCCTTGTACTCGGGCAGGTAACGGCCGGCCTGGCGCATCATCCACACCGGGGTCATGTCCACCGGCTGGCGCAGCAGGGCGCGGAGGTAGCGGTCGTTCTTCAGCTCGCTCATATCCAGTCTCTCGCATCAAAAAACGGCCGCATTGTACCAGCTAACCGCCGCCCTGGCCTGTTTTCGATCAATAGAGGTCACGCTTGTAGCGGCCCTGGTCTTGCAGCTCGTCGAGCCGCTGCTGGCCCAGGCCCTCGACCAGCACCTGGTGCACCGCCGGCCCCAGGGTGGTGGCGCTGCCGCACACATGGAGCACGGCGCCGTCGTCCAGCCAGGCCTTGAGCTCGGCCAGGTTGGCCACCACCAGGTCCTGCACATGGGCCGGCTGTTCACCCCTGGACCAGGCCCTGTCCAGGCGACTGAGCACGCCGTTGGCCTGCCATTGCCGAAGTTCGGCGTCGAAGTAGGCGTCCTGGTCCGGGTGGCGCTCCCCCATCAGCAGCCAGGCCGGGCCCGGGTTGGCGCGGCTGGCCCGCTCGGCCAGAAAGCCGATATAGGGGGCCAGGCCGGTGCCGGCGCCGATCATCACCAGCGGCCGGTCGCTATCGGGGCCATGGAAGCCGGCATGCGTCTTGAGCCGCACCTGCAGCTGCTGCCCCGGCTTGATGGCCGCCAGCTGCCCCGACGCCAGGCCGGTGCGGCCGTCGTCCTTGACGAGCCTTCGCACCAGCAGGTGCAGCTCGTCGCCCTTGGCCAGGGGACTGGAGGCCAGGGAATAGCTGCGCGGCGCCAGGGGCGGCAGGCGGTCCACCAGCTGCTGGGGGCTGGCGGCGGTCTCGCCCTGCCACTCCAGATGGCCGGCCAGGGCCTCGGCCAGGGTCAGGCGGCGGCCGGCCAGGCGCACCTGGGCGTGGGGATCCAGGCCGACGGCCGCCAACTCGGGCTGCAACTGGCTGGGATGGCGCACCGGCAGCACCTCCAGCAGATCGCCGGCCCGGTAGCGGCGGCGGGCCCCGGGCAGGGCCAGGCGCAGGTGATGGGCCGTGCGCAGTGGCTGGCCGGGATTGAGGCAGTGGTTGCCCACCACCAGCGCCTGCTGCCAGGGCGCCTCTGCCAGTTCGCCGTCCAGGCCGAGCCTGGCGGACAGGCCCTGGAACCAGTGGCGGATGGCGCCCTCGGCGCCCCTGTCCACCTCCTGCACCGGCAGCAGCAGGGCCGCGCCCAGCTGCTGGGCGCGCTCGGCCAGCCAGTGGCCGAAGGCGCAGAAGGCCTGGTACTGGCTGTCGCCAAAGGCCAGCACCGCCACCCGGGTGTCGCCCAGGGACAGCTCGGCCTCGGCCAGCTGCTGGGCAAAGCCGCGTACCGCGTCCGGCGGCTCGCCCTCGCCGTAGGTGGAGGCCAGGAGCAGCACCTGGCGGTACTGGCCCAGCTGGGCCGGAGCCAGCTCGGTCATGGATCTGAGGTGGCTGTTGACGCCCTGGCCGGCCAGCCACTGGTGGGCCCGCTGGCCCCAATGGGCGGCGGTACCGCTCTGGCTGGCATAGGCCACCAGGGTCTGGGCCTCGCCGTTCGTCTCGGCCCTGGGGCGCCGGCGCCGCTTCAGGAACAACCAGAGGCCGGTGACGGCGAAGGAGCACACCGCCAGAGAGGCCAGCAGCCAGATCAGCTTGCCGGCCAGGCCGAAGTACTGGCCGGTGTGCAGGCCGTAGATGTTGGCCAGCAGGTAATCGCCGCCCTTGAGATCGGAAAACTTCTCGTGCTGCAGCAGCACCCCGGTGGCGGCGTCGAAGCTCAGCTTGGAATAGGCATGGTGATGGGGGGCATCGTCTTCCAGGTAGCGCACCGTCAGCGGCGCACCGGGCTTCTTGGGCAGCATCCACAGGGCATATTCGCCATCTGGCTTGGCCTTAAGGAAGCTGGCCCAGACCTTGTGCTGATCCACTTCCCTGCCGCTGCTGACCAGCTCGGCCTGCTCGGCGGCGGGGGAGGCCAGCATGGCCTTGAGGCCGCTGCGGTACCAGTCGAAGGAGAACCAGGGACCGGTGATGGCCATGATCAGCAGCGGCAGCACCAGCCAGGTCCCTATGACGGCGTGCCACTGCCACAGCGCCTGGCGGCCCCTGAGGCCCCGGCGCCAGCCCAGCCACTGGCGGACGTTGCCGAGCCGGTCCGGGGCGCGGCGGATCAGGCCGGTGATGATCAGAAAGAGCGCCATGAAGCTGGCGATGCCGGTGATGGTGCCGCCCACCGAGCGCGGCAGCAGCAGCCAGCGGTGCACGAACATCACCACGGTGAGCACGTCGGCCGCCAACGGCCTGTCGCCCAGCACCTCGCCGGTGTAGGGGTCGAAGACCTTGAAGCCGAAACTGCCCTCGCCCTTCAGCAGCGCCTGGCCAGGGCGCTGCGGCTCGTCCGGGTACAGGTAGAGGCGGGCCAGCTGCTGGTCATGGTCCCGGGCCCAGGCCGACAGCCTGGCGGACAGCTCCGGGGCCGGCAGCACCTGCTCCCGCACCTCCAGGCTGTGGCCGCCACGACCAAAGGCGGAGAGGATCTCCTCCTCGAAGGACAATAGGGCGCCGGTAAGGCCGACGATGAACAGCACCAGGGCCGAGCACAGGCCCAGGCATTGGTGGAGGCGGAAGCTGATGCGCTGCATTGAAACTGAGAATGATTTGCATTTGTTGCTGCAATTCTAGTCCCTTGGCCGGCGTCGCTTCAATCCCCTTTTATCTCGGCCACCATGGCGTCGATCAGCACCCGGGAAATGGTGCCTTCCCGGGGGATGTCCGGCAGCCGGTCCACCTCGAACCAGCGCGCCTCCTCCAGCTCCAGGGGATCCACCTGGATCTCGCCGCTGTCGTAGTCGGCCAGGAAGCCCACCATCATCGAATGGGGGAAGGGCCAGTTCTGGGAACAGTGGTAGCGGATGTTGCGGACCTTGACCGACACCTCCTCCATGACCTCACGGGCCACGGTTTGCTCCAGGGATTCACCGGGCTCGGCGAAGCCGGCCAGCACCGAAAACAGGCCCTCGGGATGGCGCGGCGAGCGCCCCAGCAGCAGCCTGTTGCCCCGGCGCACCGCCACTATCATGCTGGGCGACAGCCTGGGGTAGGCCCGATGCTGGCAATGGTCGCAATGGGCGGCGATTTCCTCCTGCACCATGCGGGTGCGGGCACCGCACTGGCCGCAGAACCTGTGGGTGCGCTGGAAATGGGCCAGCTGCAGGGCCCGGCCGCCCAGCTGGAACAGTTCCTGGCCCAGCAGGCTGCGCAGCGACACGAACTCGCCGCCGGCAGGCGTGTCGTTGACGTCCGGCCATGGGTAGAGCAGCGCCGGCAGGCCCTGGTGCTCGCCCACCCTCAGCAGCGGCTCCGCCGGCTCGGGCAGGCCCAGCTCGGCGCGGCTGGCCAGGGGCACTTCCCCTTCCACCAGCCAGATACGGTCCTGGCAGACCACCAGATAGCAGGCGGCCTGTTCAATTGCGAATGTTGATAGGTACAGCTCGGACATGTTCACACGGACTCCGAAAAGGGTTGATCCCGCCCCCAGACTTCATTACATCATAAGGGGGTGGCAGCAGTAACCGCCATAAGGCTCACAAAAGGGAGACAGCCTATGCTCACCCAACTGGAAAAGGCCAAGGCGCTGTGGGGCGGAGCCAGCGACACCATCGACCGCTGGTTCGCCGAACGCCAACAACTGCTGGTCTGCTTCTGCGAACTGGCCGCCAAGGCCCCCAACGGCCAGACCCCGCTGCCGGACACGGCGCAACTGGAAAGCTTCTGCGAGCTGCTGATGGACTACCTGTCCGCCGGCCACTTCGAGATCTTCGAGCAGATCGTCTCCCAATGCGAAAAGCGCGGCCCCGACAGCCTGGCCCTGGCCAACAGGATTTATCCCAAGATCACCGAGACCACCCAGGCCATCCTCGACTTCAACGACAGGTACGCGGAAATCGAATCCGAGGAGCAGCTGTTCGATCTGGGCAGGGAGCTGGGCCGGCTCGGCGAGGTACTGGAGCGGCGCTTCGAACTGGAAGACCGACTGATCCAGACCCTCTATAGCCACCAGGCCCAACCCGCATAAAAAAACCCGGCGCCTGGCCGGGTTTTTTGTACCTTAGTGCTGGTGGCCGTCTTCGTGCTGGTGGCCTTCCTCGGCAGGGGCTGCTTCCTGAGCGTTCTCCTGGCCCTCGATGTCCAGCAGCTCCACCTCGAAGATCAGGGTGGAGTGGGGGCCGATATCACTGCCGGCACCGCGCTCGCCGTAGGCCAGCTCGGACGGGATGAAGAAGCGGTATTTGGAGCCCACGGACATCAGCTGCACGCCTTCGGTCCAGCCCCTGATCACGCCGTTCAGCGGGAAGGTCAGCGGCTGGCCGCGCTCGTAGGAGCTGTCGAAGACCTTGCCCTTCTCTTCGCCCGCGGCGGGGATCAGGGTGCCCTCGTAGTGGACCTGGACACGGTCGGTAGCGGCCGGCTTGGCGCCTTCGCCTTCCTGGAGCACTTCATACTGCAGGCCGGACTCGGTGGTCACCACGCCTTCACGCTTGCCGTTCTCTTCCAGGAACTTGACGCCGGCGACCTTGTTGGCTTCGGCGTCGGCCTCGGCCTTGGCCTGGGAGGCTTCAACGGCCTGCTTGTCCAGGGCCTGCAGTACGGCGGTCATGGCCTCCTGGTCCAGCTTGGCCTGGCCATGGATGCCGTCCTTGAAACCGGCGACGACGATGTTCTTGTCCAGCTTGATGCCCAGCTCTTCCTGCTTGGCCAGGGATTTGCTGATGTATTCGGCAACACTGGCGCCAATGGCGTAGGCCTGCTTGGACTGGTCGTCCTCCAGCTTCACTTCAGGCTCTTTCTGCTGACAGGCGGTGGCGGCCAGTACCAGGGCCGGGATCACCGCCAGCTTGAACCAGGGTTTCATGCGCATCTCCTTGTGGTTTGAATAATGGCGCACCTTGTTGTCTCGCCAGTACGCTCAAAGTCCTTATACTAAACGCAAAAGTCACCACTATTAAATCCATGTTGCGCATTCTGTTTATTTCCCTGCTGACCTCGGTCCTGACCGCCTGCCAGCCCGCCCCCGAACCCCTGGCACGCTGGGCCCTGACCGGTAACGGCGCCTATGACGGCGATTTCAGCCAGGACGGCCGCCTGGCCGCCATCAGCGGCGATCCGGAAGGCATAGTGGTGTGGGATCTGGACAGGGCGGCGCCCCTGTACCGGCTGGTGATGAACCCCAGGGAACTGAGCGCAAGCGATCTCGAGCGCGACGGCTGGACCCCGGACGAACGGCTGCCGGCCATGGGCCTGCCGGTGGTGCACGTGAAGTTGTCGGAAAACGGCGATTACCTGGTTACCGCCGACCAGAACAGGCTGGCCCTGTGGCGCACCAGCGACGGCCAAAACCTGGGCTATTGGCACACGGGTGAACGCACCGGCGCGCCCCGGGTCGACGAGCCCGACACCAGCCAGGACAGGAGCATCCGCGACGTGGCCGTCTCCAACGGCGGCAACTTCATCGCCTACGGCCGCGCCGACGGCGTGGTGGTGCACATCAACCTGGGCACAGGCCGGCGCCTGGAGTTTCTCGGCCACTCCGAGAAGATCAACGCCATCGCCATGTCCGCCAACGGCCGCTACCTGCTGAGCGGCGGCAACGACTACCGGGCCCTGCTCTGGGACAGCCAGAGCGGCCAGGTGCTGCGCCGGTTCGACTTTCCCAACAGGGTCACCCAGGTGGCCCTGAGCAGCGACGGCCGCTTCGGCTTCGCCGCCGACGCCATGCACAACGCCAACATCTATGATCTGGCCACCGGCGAACGGGTCAGCGCCCTGCAGACCAACGACCGCCAGGACACCTTCAGCGTTGCCCGCTTTTCACCGGACAACAGCTACCTGGCCACGGGCGGCATGGGCCGGGCCCTGACCCTGTGGCGGCTGGCCGACGGCAGCCAGCTCAGCCGCCAGCGGGTAGGGGTCGCTGGCAAGGTGGTGCCACGCAGCGCCGTTGTCTATGGGATAGGTTTTGCCAACGACAGGCTCTACACGCTAAGCTCCGCCGGCTTGTTGGAAGCCTGGCCCCTGGAGGCAAGATGACGGATATCAACGAAAGACTGGAATACCTGGAGACCAAGGTGGCCTACCAGGACGCGACCATCCACGATCTGTCGGATCAGATAGCAGCCCTGCAGCAGCTGGTGGAAAAGCAGCGCCAGCAGATGGCCTACCTGGCCCAGAAGATGAAGGAAGTGCAGGTCAGCCATGTGGCCGGGGAGCACGAGGAAACCCCGCCTCCCCATTACTGAGCCTTATTCCGGCTTGAACAGGCCGATCACCTGCTCGGCCTCCCGGCTGGCCTGCTTCACTTCTTCCGGCTCCTGGGTCTGGCTGTAACCGCAGGCCACGCACTGGATGCGCTCGACATTGTTTTCGGCAATGAGCTGGATCACGTCCTGCTCCTTGCACTGGGGGCAGACGGCCCCGGCGATAAAGCGTTTCTTCGCCATGCTTGCTCCCGGCCAACCCGGCCATTTAGGATCGCCCTAACTGGGACGAGAAAGACCTCAAATGATACACCTTCAGGGCCTGCAATTGATCAGGGGCGGGCGCAAACTCTTCGACGGCGCCAACCTCAGCCTCCATGCCGGGCAACGCCTGGGCCTCATCGGCGCCAACGGCTGTGGCAAATCCACCCTCTTTGCCCTCATCAAGGGCGAGCTGGAGCTGGACGGCGGCGACTTCAGCCTGCCCGGCGACTGGGTCATCGCCTCCGTGGCCCAGGAGACCCCGGCCCTGGACAGGGCCGCCCTCGACTATGTCATCGACGGCGACCGCCGCTACCGGCAGCTGGAGGCCCAGCTGGCCGAGGCCCAGCAGCGGGACGACGGCAATGCCATGGCCCGGCTCATGGCCGAGCTGGAACAGGCCGGCAGCTACGACATCCAGGCCAGGGCCGGCGCACTGCTGCATGGCCTCGGCTTCGGGGCCGAGCAGATGCAGCGGCCGGTGAAGGCCTTCTCCGGCGGCTGGCGCATGCGCCTCAACCTGGCCCAGGCGCTGATGTGCCCCTCCGACCTGCTGCTGCTGGACGAACCCACCAACCACTTGGATCTGGACGCGGTGTTCTGGCTCACCGACTGGCTCAAGGGCTACCGCGGCACCCTGGTGCTGATCTCCCACGACCGGGACTTCCTGGACGAGGTGGTCACCCATATCGCCCATGTCCATCAGCAGCAGCTGCACCTCTATGCCGGCAACTATGCCGCCTTCGAGCGCCAGCGCGCCGAGAAGCTGGCCCAGCAGCAGGCGCTGTACGAGAAGCAGCAGGCCCAGCGCGCCCACCTGGAAAGCTTCATCAACAGGTTCAAGGCCAAGGCCAGCAAGGCCAAGCAGGCCCAGAGCCGCATCAAGGCCCTGGAGCGCATGGAGGATCTGGCCCCGGCCCATATCGATTCGCCGTTCAGCTTCGACTTCCCCCAGGCCAACAGCCTGCCCTCGCCGCTGCTGGCGGTGGACAAGGTCAGCCTGGGCTACGGCGATCGGCCGCTGCTCAGCAACGTCGGCCTGCGCCTGCAGCCCGGCCAGCGTATCGGCCTGCTCGGCCCCAACGGCGCCGGCAAGTCCACCCTGATCAAGTTCCTGGCCGGTGAGCTGCCGGCCCTGGCCGGCGAAGTGGTCCAGGCCCAGGGCCTGAAGGTGGGCTACTTCGCCCAGCACCAGCTCGAACACCTGGACGCCGGCGCCAGCCCGCTGCTGCACCTGCAGCGCCTGGCCCCGGAAAAACGCGAGCAGGAGCTCAGGGACTTCCTGGGCCGCTTCGATTTTCGCGGCGACAAGGCCAAGGAAGCCATAGGCCCCTTCTCCGGCGGCGAGAAGGCCCGCCTGGCCCTGGCGCTGATCGTCTGGCAGGCCCCCAACCTGCTGCTGCTGGACGAGCCCACCAACCACCTGGATCTGGAAATGCGCCAGGCCCTGACCCTGGCCCTGCAGGGCTTCGAGGGCGCCATGGTGATCGTCTCCCACGACCGCCACCTGCTGCGCACCACCACCGACGACTTCTGGTGCGTGCTGGACGGCGCCGTACGCCCCTTCGAGGGCGACCTGGACGACTACCACCAGTGGATCCTGAGCCGCGAGCGCCAGGCCAACGCCGGCAACCAGGCCGAGGCCAAGGCCCATTCCGCCCAGTCCCGCAAGGACCGCAAGCGCCTGGAGGCGGAGCACCGCCAGAAGACCAGGCCGCTGCGCAACCGGCTGGACAAGCTGGATCAGGCCATGGCCAGGGCCGGCCAGGCCCTGGCGGACATGGAGCAGCGCCTGGGCGACACCGGCCTCTACGACGCCGCCCGCAAGGCCGAGCTCACCCAGCTGCTCCAGCAACAGGCCGAGGCCAGGGCGGCGCTGGAGGAGGCTGAGCTTGAATGGATGGACATCAGCGAGGAGCTGGAGGCCCTGGACAGGGCCTTTGCCGAGGAAGCCCAATGAGCGAGACCTTCTGGGACTACTGCCTGCAGCAGTATCCGCGCCATGAGAAGCAGCTGCTGGCCTGGCAGGACAGCCATGGCCTGGACGTCAATCTCTACCTGCTGGCCGCCTGGCTGGACGAGGAACAGCTCTACCTGGGCCAGGCCAGCTGGCTGGCACTGCTGGCCGAAAGCCGCCGCCTCCAGGCCCAGCTGCTTGACCCCTTCAGGAGCCTGCGCCGGGCCCTGAAGGCCGAGCTGGACAAGGACGGCTACGCCGAACTCAAGACCATGGAGCTGCGCCTGGAAAAAGAGGCCCAGCGCCAGTACCTGGCCCTGGTGGCCAGGGATCCCGCCAGCGCCGCCTTCCCGGAACCCGCCGACAACGGCCTCAACCTGCCCAGGCTGCTGGCCTTCTACCGGCTCAAGCCCTGACCGCCACAGGCGCCGGCTCCCGGAGCCGGGCCGCCAGCGCCAGGGTCACCAGGCACACCGCCAGCGACGCCGCCACCACCCCGGGCCAGCCCCAGCCCTGCCAGAAAGGGGTCAGGTAGAGGCTGCCGGTGCTGGCGCCGAGATAATAGAACACCAAATACAGGGACGAGGCACTGGCCTTGGCGCCTTGGGCCTGGCGGCTCACCCAGCTGCTGGCGTTGGCATGGCAGAGGAAGAAGCCGAAGGCGCTGAGCAAAAAGCCCAGCACGATCAGCGCCAGGGGCGCGGCCAGGGTCACCAGGCTGCCCGCCATCATCAGGCCTATGCCGGCCATCATGGCCCCGGGCTGGCCCCAGCGCCGGGCCAGGGGACCGGACAGGGTCGAGGCCAGGGTGCCGCTCAGGTAGGTCAGGAACAGCAGCCCCAGCAGGCTGGGCGGCAACCCGTAGGGCGCCTCGGCCAGGCGGAAGGTGGCCATGCTGTACTGGTTGACGAACACCATGAAGTTGAGGCCGCCGATAAGGTAGCTGGCCAGCAGCACCGGCCGCCCCAGGTGCCCCAGCAGCCCCGCCGCCATGGCCTTGGCCGCCAGCGGCTTGGCCACGAAACCCCGGGACGGCGGCAGCAGCCGCCAGAACACCGCCAGCAACGCCAGGCTCAGGGCCCCCAGCACCAGCAGGGTATCCGACCAGCCCAGCCAGCCCCCCAGGCCGCCGCCGATCAGCCGCCCCCCTATGCCGCCCAGGCTGTTGGCGCCTATATAGAGGCCCACCGCCGTCACCAGCGCCGGCTGTTCGAACTCGTCGTTCATATAGGCGATGGCGATGGCCGGTAGTCCCCCCAGCAGCAGCCCCTGCAGGGCCCGCAGCGCCAGCAGCACCGGGTAGCTGTCCGCCTGGGACAGGGCCAGGGTGCAAAGACAGACGCCGCTCATGGTCACCAGCATGATGCCGCGCCGGCCCAGGGCGTCGGAGAGGGGCC belongs to Gallaecimonas sp. GXIMD4217 and includes:
- the rsd gene encoding sigma D regulator, whose protein sequence is MLTQLEKAKALWGGASDTIDRWFAERQQLLVCFCELAAKAPNGQTPLPDTAQLESFCELLMDYLSAGHFEIFEQIVSQCEKRGPDSLALANRIYPKITETTQAILDFNDRYAEIESEEQLFDLGRELGRLGEVLERRFELEDRLIQTLYSHQAQPA
- the nudC gene encoding NAD(+) diphosphatase, whose product is MSELYLSTFAIEQAACYLVVCQDRIWLVEGEVPLASRAELGLPEPAEPLLRVGEHQGLPALLYPWPDVNDTPAGGEFVSLRSLLGQELFQLGGRALQLAHFQRTHRFCGQCGARTRMVQEEIAAHCDHCQHRAYPRLSPSMIVAVRRGNRLLLGRSPRHPEGLFSVLAGFAEPGESLEQTVAREVMEEVSVKVRNIRYHCSQNWPFPHSMMVGFLADYDSGEIQVDPLELEEARWFEVDRLPDIPREGTISRVLIDAMVAEIKGD
- a CDS encoding sulfite reductase flavoprotein subunit alpha, which produces MQRISFRLHQCLGLCSALVLFIVGLTGALLSFEEEILSAFGRGGHSLEVREQVLPAPELSARLSAWARDHDQQLARLYLYPDEPQRPGQALLKGEGSFGFKVFDPYTGEVLGDRPLAADVLTVVMFVHRWLLLPRSVGGTITGIASFMALFLIITGLIRRAPDRLGNVRQWLGWRRGLRGRQALWQWHAVIGTWLVLPLLIMAITGPWFSFDWYRSGLKAMLASPAAEQAELVSSGREVDQHKVWASFLKAKPDGEYALWMLPKKPGAPLTVRYLEDDAPHHHAYSKLSFDAATGVLLQHEKFSDLKGGDYLLANIYGLHTGQYFGLAGKLIWLLASLAVCSFAVTGLWLFLKRRRRPRAETNGEAQTLVAYASQSGTAAHWGQRAHQWLAGQGVNSHLRSMTELAPAQLGQYRQVLLLASTYGEGEPPDAVRGFAQQLAEAELSLGDTRVAVLAFGDSQYQAFCAFGHWLAERAQQLGAALLLPVQEVDRGAEGAIRHWFQGLSARLGLDGELAEAPWQQALVVGNHCLNPGQPLRTAHHLRLALPGARRRYRAGDLLEVLPVRHPSQLQPELAAVGLDPHAQVRLAGRRLTLAEALAGHLEWQGETAASPQQLVDRLPPLAPRSYSLASSPLAKGDELHLLVRRLVKDDGRTGLASGQLAAIKPGQQLQVRLKTHAGFHGPDSDRPLVMIGAGTGLAPYIGFLAERASRANPGPAWLLMGERHPDQDAYFDAELRQWQANGVLSRLDRAWSRGEQPAHVQDLVVANLAELKAWLDDGAVLHVCGSATTLGPAVHQVLVEGLGQQRLDELQDQGRYKRDLY
- a CDS encoding YheV family putative zinc ribbon protein; the protein is MAKKRFIAGAVCPQCKEQDVIQLIAENNVERIQCVACGYSQTQEPEEVKQASREAEQVIGLFKPE
- a CDS encoding SlyX family protein — protein: MTDINERLEYLETKVAYQDATIHDLSDQIAALQQLVEKQRQQMAYLAQKMKEVQVSHVAGEHEETPPPHY
- the fkpA gene encoding FKBP-type peptidyl-prolyl cis-trans isomerase codes for the protein MKPWFKLAVIPALVLAATACQQKEPEVKLEDDQSKQAYAIGASVAEYISKSLAKQEELGIKLDKNIVVAGFKDGIHGQAKLDQEAMTAVLQALDKQAVEASQAKAEADAEANKVAGVKFLEENGKREGVVTTESGLQYEVLQEGEGAKPAATDRVQVHYEGTLIPAAGEEKGKVFDSSYERGQPLTFPLNGVIRGWTEGVQLMSVGSKYRFFIPSELAYGERGAGSDIGPHSTLIFEVELLDIEGQENAQEAAPAEEGHQHEDGHQH